A stretch of Oikeobacillus pervagus DNA encodes these proteins:
- a CDS encoding GerAB/ArcD/ProY family transporter, translated as MKNEKINAYQFLVIVIFFTIGTSILTVPSGLAEDARQDAWIVAIVGTVLGLFVIWIYNKLGLMFPNMTFIKMNIEIFGIWLGKIISLIFVTMPFLYTSIVLIYNGNFLLIHMMPNTPILAVNILMVIIVVMGVRLGIETIGRAAEIFVLFFFILFIILVVFISPQIKLENIQPVFETDMKTVLHASISLVVTSSLSSVVLLMIFPALVNQPEEASKSFYIGNILGGLVIIIITVLSILVLGADTTERQTYPSFMLARKINIGHIIQRIEGTIAIMWFISIYFKTVLYFYASVLGTAQILNMKQYRPLILPFGLIITVLSIIMYVNVGKQQDFYINFTIPYSLTLGFFLPLIMLVVGVFKKKSSRQKIK; from the coding sequence GTGAAAAACGAAAAAATAAATGCATATCAATTCCTAGTTATTGTAATTTTTTTTACGATTGGCACTTCCATCTTAACTGTTCCCTCCGGCTTAGCTGAGGATGCGAGGCAAGATGCTTGGATTGTAGCTATAGTAGGTACAGTCCTCGGATTATTCGTAATATGGATATATAATAAGCTCGGTCTTATGTTTCCCAATATGACCTTTATTAAAATGAATATAGAAATTTTCGGCATATGGTTAGGGAAAATCATTTCTCTTATATTTGTTACTATGCCATTCCTTTATACTTCTATTGTATTAATTTATAATGGTAATTTCCTACTTATACATATGATGCCTAATACACCTATTCTTGCCGTCAATATATTGATGGTCATAATCGTGGTAATGGGGGTGCGGCTTGGAATTGAAACAATTGGACGTGCTGCGGAAATTTTTGTCCTTTTTTTCTTTATCCTGTTTATTATTTTAGTCGTATTTATTTCCCCGCAAATCAAGTTGGAAAACATTCAGCCTGTATTTGAGACAGATATGAAAACGGTCCTCCATGCATCTATAAGCTTGGTCGTAACGTCTTCTCTCAGTTCTGTTGTATTATTAATGATTTTTCCTGCCTTGGTTAATCAACCGGAAGAAGCAAGCAAATCCTTTTACATCGGGAATATCCTTGGAGGCCTCGTCATCATTATTATCACCGTTTTGAGTATTCTTGTTTTGGGGGCCGATACTACCGAACGTCAAACATATCCAAGCTTTATGCTAGCAAGAAAAATAAACATAGGTCATATTATTCAACGAATAGAGGGGACAATAGCCATCATGTGGTTTATTTCCATTTATTTTAAAACGGTTCTTTATTTCTATGCTTCCGTTCTTGGGACGGCACAAATTTTAAACATGAAGCAGTATCGACCATTAATTTTACCTTTTGGGCTAATTATAACTGTCCTTTCAATTATTATGTATGTGAACGTCGGAAAACAACAAGATTTTTACATTAATTTTACAATTCCTTATTCATTGACTTTAGGATTTTTTTTGCCGCTAATCATGCTAGTAGTCGGTGTTTTTAAAAAAAAATCGAGTAGACAAAAGATTAAGTAA
- a CDS encoding GerAB/ArcD/ProY family transporter, producing the protein MHSHFNISAHQFFILIILYSVGTVILHTPSPLADIANQDAWLAAILGTCIGLVLVSLYIKVGSIFPNLTLDRVNEKLLGKWGGKIINFTFFFWALLSAGETTFFVGDFFNTFWMPDTPLVALNILYGVIVILAVRVGVESFARSVEILFIPFVLLLIILIISILPQTNIQNIQPVLGEGMKPVLHATFFYVGMFSMSPVMFLMIFPSFINHREAAIKAFYKGTWIGGIILIIIIILNILVLGPESTARHFAPSYTLAKKINVANFLTRIEAIIALVWVITSYIRTVMYFYVAVAVLANIFEIKDHRPLTMPLGIIFIFLSLIVYPDVQAVGQYNKEIWFFYASTYGLIMPILLLSIAKIQKTGKIS; encoded by the coding sequence ATGCATAGTCATTTTAATATTTCTGCACATCAATTTTTTATCTTAATCATTTTATATTCAGTCGGTACGGTCATACTACATACCCCTTCACCTTTAGCAGATATAGCGAATCAAGATGCATGGCTTGCGGCAATACTTGGTACATGCATAGGACTAGTTCTTGTGTCGTTGTATATTAAAGTGGGAAGTATATTTCCTAATCTTACATTAGACCGTGTAAATGAGAAGCTATTAGGAAAGTGGGGGGGAAAAATCATCAATTTTACTTTCTTTTTCTGGGCATTACTTTCTGCTGGGGAGACTACTTTTTTTGTTGGTGATTTTTTCAATACTTTCTGGATGCCTGACACTCCACTTGTAGCACTAAATATTTTATATGGGGTGATTGTTATTTTGGCTGTAAGAGTTGGTGTCGAATCATTTGCTCGCTCTGTAGAAATACTATTCATTCCTTTTGTACTATTGCTTATTATTCTAATTATTTCTATTCTTCCTCAAACTAATATACAAAATATACAACCCGTTTTAGGGGAAGGAATGAAGCCAGTTTTACATGCAACATTTTTTTATGTGGGGATGTTTTCGATGTCTCCTGTCATGTTTTTAATGATTTTTCCTTCATTTATCAATCATCGTGAAGCCGCAATTAAGGCGTTTTACAAAGGGACATGGATTGGAGGAATAATCTTGATTATTATTATTATTTTAAATATCCTAGTTCTCGGGCCAGAATCAACAGCAAGACATTTTGCACCAAGCTACACATTGGCGAAAAAGATTAATGTCGCGAACTTCCTAACACGCATCGAAGCAATCATTGCTTTAGTATGGGTGATTACATCATATATCCGAACTGTCATGTATTTTTACGTAGCGGTTGCTGTTTTGGCAAATATATTTGAAATAAAAGATCATCGACCTTTAACTATGCCGCTAGGAATAATCTTTATTTTTCTTTCATTAATTGTTTATCCAGACGTTCAAGCAGTTGGTCAATATAATAAAGAGATTTGGTTTTTCTATGCATCCACCTATGGTTTAATCATGCCTATATTATTGCTCAGTATCGCAAAAATCCAAAAAACAGGTAAAATAAGTTGA
- a CDS encoding AarF/UbiB family protein, translating to MLRPDVKKKMTVDLDLLFQFVSWLSERSSKIERLGLIQLAIGFKKNLIEETDFDIEALNTNMLRRAFKEQYSYKSS from the coding sequence ATTTTAAGACCTGATGTTAAGAAAAAGATGACAGTGGATTTGGATTTATTATTTCAATTTGTATCATGGCTATCGGAACGATCTTCTAAAATCGAAAGACTCGGTCTAATACAACTCGCAATAGGGTTTAAAAAGAATCTTATTGAAGAAACTGACTTTGATATTGAAGCGCTGAATACAAACATGTTAAGAAGAGCATTTAAAGAACAATATTCATATAAGAGTTCCTAA